The DNA sequence TTGAAGCCGAAGTCATTGAGAAATTGATCGCCGCCGATGAGGTCATGCGCGCCAAAAACTACGCCCTAAGGTTGCTCCGTGAGGAGACGAATAACGAAATAGATGACGAAACGGAGGATTCTCGTCCTGCGGGAAGGTCAAAAACCTATACCAAAAGTGAGATGGAACGGCGGCTTGCACGAGAAGGATTTTCGGAAAAAGCCATTGAGACAACGGTTGAGGAATTGATTGACTCAGGGCATATTCGCGACCGAAAGTACGCAGAGAATTGGATAGTCCGTAGGCTAAAATCAAATCCGCGAGGAAAGACCCTACTAAAACATGAACTGCTTGACAAAGGCGTTGATCGCGAGACTGCCGAACAAGCTGTGGCACAAGTAGAGGCTGAAGACGAAGCGACCCTCGCGCTGCAAATTGCTCAGAAACGAGTGAAGCAGTATCGGCAGTTACCCGTTCATGTCGCGAAACGCCGATTACATGGATTTTTGGCGCGCCGCGGGTTCGGATCGGAAGTTGTGCGACAGGTACTTGAGCAAATTTTTTAACCCTTTCGTGCGATATATTAAAGCGGTCTGCCGAGATTTTTGTCTTGACTTCTCCATATAAAGTAGACTATAATTGGAGCAGAAGAGGTAGGGGGAATTTAAATA is a window from the Candidatus Poribacteria bacterium genome containing:
- a CDS encoding regulatory protein RecX — translated: MRQRITDIQAVPELPSHRQLFLDGAPFVVIHAVLVENFGLRIGLQIEAEVIEKLIAADEVMRAKNYALRLLREETNNEIDDETEDSRPAGRSKTYTKSEMERRLAREGFSEKAIETTVEELIDSGHIRDRKYAENWIVRRLKSNPRGKTLLKHELLDKGVDRETAEQAVAQVEAEDEATLALQIAQKRVKQYRQLPVHVAKRRLHGFLARRGFGSEVVRQVLEQIF